A window of Candidatus Poribacteria bacterium genomic DNA:
ATATTCGCGAGAAAATCACTTTTCGCACGACTTGCGTATTCGGCTGTTTCTTTCGCTTGTTGCATCGCCTTTTGGGTTTTTATCCGCTCTGTAATATCCAGAGCCATACTAATACCCAAGTGTCTTTTACTTGGACCCGGAAGTTCACCAAGCAACGATGAACTAAACTCCCAAATCTGTTTTTTGCCAGACTTGGTAAAAATTTCATACTCGCCCTCTGCCACGCGCTCCGTAGAACTATACAATTGGGCAAGATGTGCTTTGATCTTCTCAGCTTCCTGATTATTCGCCTGCTCCAACCATTTTGAGACTGTAGGTATATCTTCGAGGGTGTACCCCGTTAATTCTGTCCACGCCCGGCTAATTTGCAAGACTTCACCATCCTCAGCATGAATCATGATAGGTAGCGGTGCGCTCAGTACGGCACGACGAAAACGTTCTTCGCTGTGCTGCAATTCAATTTCTGCTTGCTTCCGATCCGTGATATTCGTTGATGCCATCACGAACCCAACCAATTCTCCGTCCTGTTGAATTGGACCGATACAGGATGCGTACCAATATCCACTTATCAGTCCCTGAACTTCATAGGTCGCAACTTCGCCAGTTTCGATGACCCGGGCACAGGCTTCCCTGAACCCTTTATGATGTTCTTCAGTGAGAAATTCAAAGACGCTTTTTCCGACGATGTCTTGCGGTGTTAATCCGAGGGCAGGGGGGAGCCTGTTGATAAATTCGAGGCGATAGTCAAGGGTCATCGTTGAGATGAGGTCAGGGACACTTTCAACAAGAGAACGCCAGTTTGCTTCAGAATCTCGGACGGCTTGTTGTGCGCGATAGTACTCCGTTATATCCCGTGAAATGCCGCACGTTCCATTGATGCGTCCTTCTCTATCTCGAATTGGAACTTTGGTCGTTGAGACCCACGTATCTTGTTCGTTGGGCCAAGTCTCTTTTTCCTGTATACCTTCAATTGGTTTTCCAGATTCGATGACATCTTGCTCGTCCTGATACGCCTGTTGGGCATGTTCACGGGTAAAGAAATCAAAATCCGTTTTATTGACTGCCTCGGCGGGATTCTTTAGACCGAACCGTTCCGCCAAAGAGCGATTGATTCGTATGAACCGGCTCTCCAGATCCTTGAAGTAGATGTGGTCGGGTGTATTCTCCATTAGGGTATGCAGCAGATCACCCTCTTGCGCGCGCTTCGCTGCCAATTGCTGAAAGCGGGTTTCACTCTCTTTCAACTTCGCTTCCAGCCGCTTTTGCGGCGTGATGTCTGTTGCGACGACGTAACAGCCTTGTTTTTTCGGATCTTTTGTTATGCGCCATCTTAACCACTTGTAAGACTCATCTTTGCATTGAAATCTGCTTTCAAAGGTAGCAGTATGGTGTTTACCTGTTTTTACCTTCTCAAGTTCAGTGAGTGTGCCTTGCCGTTCCTTCGGATGTACAAACACGTGCCATTCCGGACTTTGGAGTTCCGATTTAGTAAATCCGAGATTTTCTTCCCACGCCGAATTAAAAGCAAGAAAACTACCGTCACAACTGATATACCCGAACATATCCGTAGAAATTTCCAAAAGACAGTTATGTTCAATGATTTCGTCCGCGTCCGTTAATATGTGTTTGCGAGCTTCATCCTTAGGTTCCATATTTACCTCCGCATGGTGCGAGGTAGGAAGCACTTCATGAGTTACGCAGATTTATTTTGTCACGAGGACTGCACGACTTGCTAATTTTACAACGGTTTGCGTAGTGCTTTGGAAAACGAGTTCATATAATCTTCCGTGGTGGCTTGCACTCAGCGCGATGAGATCACAGTCATTCTCCTCTGCGTTCTCCAAGATATTTGTTACTGTAAAGCCGCGAGCAGTAAGGAAATCGGCTTGAACGTCATAATATTTCAAGTACGCTTCCATCTGTTGCTGAATCTGCATTGCTTCCGGTTGTGTGCTTGAAAGGGCAAGTCCGAGAATTCCAGCTTTTGTCAATTCTCCGATTTCTGCGACAAGACCTAAGGCGTGGTCAGAATAGGCATCCCCGTGATGGACAGCAAGAATCTTCCGTAGCAGTGTGCATTGTTCGTGCACTACAATAATAGGTCTTGTGATATGTAGGAGTACATCGTCAATTTGGTTCTGAATAAGTTTAAGGCGACGTTTTCTTATATCTTCAGGGAGCCCAACGACAACGAGGTCAGCGGAGTGTGCTTTTTCGCAGATCATCTGCCGTGGGTTGCCAGCAACAGCCTCAACGTGGTAGTCCAAAAAATCGTAGAGCGAACATTCCGCTTCTGTCCGACGTAGAACGGTCGCTGCGACATCAGCACTTCCACCGTGCTGGCTATCTTGAAAGAAAACACACGACAGGTGTGTTCCCAAAAGCACCGCCAGTTGTCCGGCGTATTCAAAGGCATTTTTTTCGTAATCTGTATCGCCGATGGCAACGAGGATATTTTTTATCATGAGACATCCCTTTATAAGCGCAAGGCGGTAGGACTTTACCCGCGAGTCTCCGATATTCCTAACGCACCTTGTGCTACAACAAAACTAAAGTTAGTCTGAATTTCATTAGGGGTGCTGCAGCAAAGCAGCAACAGCATCATCTTCGCTTTCAAAACTCTTGAAAACGGTGATTAATCGCGCCATGACAATGAGGTTTTTGACATGCTTGTTCACATTAACCACTGCAATCTGCCCCCCACGCGGGTGGATATCGGAATAGATTTTCATGAGTGCGCCAAGCCCGGAACTATCCATCCCAGTTACCTCTTTAAAATCAAGTACCAGTTTCGGAGGCGAGGAGTCCGCTCCGAGTGCTTCCTCTATAGTTTCCGAAAACTCCTTGATACCCGGTGTGATAATCCTACCGCTCAGCCTGAAAATAACGATCCCTTCCTTCTCAGACACGGTGATTGGCATAGTATACTCCTAATATTACCGCCCATTTTAAGTGTTAGGTGGGTTTCCCACCACGGCACTTAACTTTCGTTTGATAGTGCCGAAATTGCAGCATCCTCGGTGTCGAAGTGTTCAAAGATACTGACGAGTCGACTACGGACTATCAAGTTTTTGATGTTTGTTCCGACGTTGATGACCCCGATACGCCCCTTCTTCCGCGTTGCAGCGACATGTGCGCCCATCAGAGTGCCCAAGCCAGAACTGTCCATCATATTGACTCGGTCAAAATTAATGAGGATGCGTGGTGCGTCGGAAGCATCTATCTGTGAAGTGATTGCCTCCCGTAATTCCGAGACTGAAGCTCCCATTATTTTTCCACTCGGTTCTAAGATCGCAACGCCATCTTTCTGACGAATCGTAGTTGCCATGATTCTCTCCTTTTCGTTTGTTAGAAACTGAAATGTCAACCCCACTTCTTTAAATTTTACACTATTTCCAACTATTTGTCAATATCCAATTTATTTGTCAATATCCAATTTAGATGTGCCATCAGATTTTGTTTGTTTTTAACACCTAAACAGAGTATAATAGTGGCGAATTCATACTACCAGAAAGGAAAACAATGTATAAAGCGAACCCTCGAATTAAGGATCTTCCCGAGGATGAACGTCCCCGTGAAAGACTCCGTAAATATGGACCAGAGAGTCTGAGAGACTCCGATCTCTTAGCCCTTATTCTCAAAAGTGGCTTCAAAGGGACAACAGCTGTTCAACTTGGCGAACAGATTCTCACGACGTTTGAAGGTGATTTGAAGCGGATGGCTGATAACAGACTCAAGCAATTTGAGAAAATTAAAGGCGTTGGTGAAGCGAAGGCGGCACAGATCGTCGCGGCGTTTGAACTCGGAAAACGGTTGGCACGTTTTCATGCGGATCGCGACAAGATTACGTCTCCAGCTGATGTTGCAGACCTGATGATGTCTAAAATGCGGTACTTACAGAAAGAAGTCGTTTGTGTTTTGTGCCTTGATACCAAAGGCGGTGTGACAACCAAAGGTGTCGCTGGTGATTTGGGTGGCGATTTGACTTGGGGGAAAAGATTGTCAGAGGGAACAGTTTTTGAAGGTACTCTAAACGCGAGCGTTTTTCACCCACGCGAAATCTTCCGATTCGCGATTGAGGAGTCAGCGAATTCAATCGTTCTTGTTCATAACCACCCATCCGGCGATCCGCAGCCGAGTCAAGAGGACATTCGAGCGACAAAACAGTTGATCGAGGCTGGCAATCAAATTGGGATTAAGGTACTGGATCACATCATCATTGGCGATGGGATTTTTGTTAGTCTGAAAGAGGAAAATCTCATTTGAGGGCCGCCGATTTATGCTTCACTACGTTGTCGGATCACTTCGTACAGCAGAACACCTGCAGCGACCGACACATTGAGGGATTCAATCTTTCCTAACATCGGTAGATGAACAAGGTAGTCGCATTTCTGCTTGACTAACCGCCGAATGCCTTTACCTTCACTTCCTAAAACGAGGCACAACGGCACCCTAAAATCCGCATCTGTATATGGACAAGAGGCATCCTCGGTAGCAGCACCTGCAATCCAGATACCAGCGTTTTTAAGCATGTCCAGGGTGTGCGCAACGTTTGTTACCCTAACGATAGGGATATGTGTAGATGCACCTGCTGATGCTTTGTGTACAGTGGCTGTAACATCAGCAGTACGGTTCTTTGGGATGAGAACAGCATCGGCATTCACAGCCTCGGCGGTACGGAGGATCGCCCCAAGGTTCCTTGGGTCTTGAATGTTATCTAACATGACTAACAACGCGTTGTGCTTACTGGATTCTATTTTCGCGAGGACTGATGCCAAATCGTTATAGCGTGTCGGGCTGACGAGAGCGATGACCCCTTGGTGTGGTAAAGAAGGTTCGAGCTTATCCAACTCGCGTCGAGCGCAGCGTTTTACCGGGATACCTGCTTCTTCTGCCATTGCGACAATACGGCGAATGCGGGAATGGGTTGTGCCTTCGGCAATCCAGATCTTTTCTATCCCTTGAGTCTTATGCTGTAGGTACTCTATAACTGGATTTCTACCAACAATGTATTCAGACATATTGAAGTATGGGAGAATAGGGTTATCCGCCCGTACAGGTTAGTCCCCGCGAACGAATTTAATGTCTGGACCGCGCGGCTCAATCTTAATATCTGGATCCGCGGTTTGGCATCCGATACAGGTGATATCGCCGACATTTGCATTCTCCATGCGCGGTGCGAGTTTTCCCAACTTAAACACAAACCCTAAGATGTCACCTGCCGGAATCTTCTGATCACATGAATTGCAGGGAATAGCTACCCCCGATTTGACTTTCGCTAAAAGTTCTGATGCTTTCATGACTTGCCTTTCATTCGCAAAATTGATTAGAGGAAGTAACGCTCTTTTTGCTTGTCCGATTCGTACTCTTCGTACGCCTCCTGTGCTGTGTCCACTTCGGAGACTTCCGCGATAGGCACATCCCACCAAGATTCGTAGCGCGGGACCCCTTGGTAGTAGTCTACATCAATCTTCACAACGGTTGTATGTGCTGCTTCGCGCGCCTCATGCAGGGCGGCTTTCAAGCTTTGCAAGGTTGTTGCTTCAATTACTTTGGCACCAAGACTGGCGGCATTCGCAGCGAGATCTACCGGTAAAAAGTCGCCTTCAAGTTCACCGCTTTCTTCATCACGATAACGAAAGCGGGTAGCGAAGCCTTGGGCACCGGTCGCCCGAGACAATCCACCGATGCTGCTATGCCCCTCGTTGTTCACGAGTACGACAATTAGTTTATAACCTTCCTGAATTGATGTGATGATTTCCTGTGCCAACATCAAATATGAACCGTCGCCCACCATGACATAGACATCACGACTCGGATCAGCCATTTTAATACCTAATCCGCCAGCGATTTCGTAGCCCATGCATGAGTATCCGTATTCCAAGTGGTACTGCTTCGGATTACGGGTCCGCCACAATTTGTGCAAGTCCCCCGGTAGGCTGCCCGCGGCGCAGACCATAACATCTTCAGGACGCGAAAATTCGTTCACCACGCCAATCACTTCACTTTGACTTGGCAACGGCGCATGTCCAAGGTGATAAAGTCGATCTACCTCTTCTTCCCATTCGTCCCGATATTTCTCAATTTGCGCGGCATAGGTTGCGTCAACGCGGTAGTCTCCTACAGCAGCGGCAAGCTCCTCAAGCGCGACACGGGCATCTGCGACCAAAGGCAAAGCCGCATGTTTAAACGCATCGAACTCAGCAACGTTGATATTGATGAAACGGACGTTCGGATTTTGGAAAGCAGTTTTGGAAGCAGTTGTGAAGTCGCTTAAGCGTGTGCCGATTGCGATTACTAAATCCGCCTCCCGTGCAGTAATGTTCGCTCCGGGTGTTCCAGTTGCTCCTATTGCCCCAAGATTCTGTGGATGATTGTATGACAGTGAACCTTTTCCAGCGAAGGTTTCACCGACAGGAATACCGGTTTGTTCTACAAATTGGGCAAGTTGCGCTGTGGCTTCGCTATAGATAACGCCACCACCGGCGATGATTAAGGGACGCTCACTCTCACGAATCCATGCGACTGCCCGATTAAACAAACCCGCATCAGCACGAGGGCGAGATATGGTATAAACGCGCTTTTCAAAAAGTTGTGCGGGATAATCAAACGCCTCGGCTTGTACGTCCTGGGGGAGCGCTAAAGTTACAGTCCCTGTTTCCGACTGTGATGTCAGCACCCGCATCGCTTCTGGCAGTGCAGTGATTATCTGTTCTGGACGATTAATCCGATCCCAATAGCGTGAGATTGGTTTGAAGCAATCGTTCACCGAGTAATCTTGTGAACTGGGAGACTCCAGCTGCTGTAAAACTGGGGCAACTAAACGGGTGGAGAAAATGTCGCCCGGTAACAAGAGGACCGGTATCCGGTTAATTGTTGCGCCCGCTGCACCTGTAATCATATTTGTTGCGCCTGGTCCGATAGATGTCGTGCAGGCAAAGGTTCGCAGGCGGTTGCTCATCTTGGCAAATGCAGCGGCGGTGTGCACCATCGACTGTTCGTTCCGGGTCTGATAGAAACGGAAGGAATCGGAATACTGATGCAATGCTTGCCCGATACCGGCAACGTTTCCGTGACCAAAGATTCCGAACATACCGGCGAAAAATTGGGTTTCGTTCCCGTCTCGTTCAACATATTGTTGTTGCAGAAATTGGACGATGGCTTGTCCCATCGTGAGTTTTCGTGTTTCCATATTTTTTGATTTTCCTTGCGGTTCGTTGAGGAGGGTTTTTCGAGAACGCTCCTTTCCGTTCATCCAGCCCGGCGCGATGCTTGGGCTTACAATATTTGGCTAAAGACTCAAAAGAAAATTTATTTTCCTTGCGGTTCGTTGAGGAGGGTTTTTCAAGAACGCTCCTTTGCTAAAGTGGTGTACAGCTGCGGTACGGTGACTTAGCCAAGACATGTTACCATCCGCCGCGTTCAGCGACAAATTCGTCAACCTCGAGCATTGTCGGCATAAAATTGGCACACCCATGCCGTGTTACGACAATTGCCCCGGTTGCATTGCCAAGACGGGCAGATTTTTCCCAGTCCCAACCGCTGAGATGACCGTAGATAAAACCGCTCGCGAAGGCATCTCCAGCACCGAGCGTATTGTAGACCTCAACTGGAAACGGCTCGGCGTGAATGACTTCGCCGTTTGTTAGATAAACATCTGCACCTTCAATACCACGTTTTACGATGAGTGCCGCTGGACCGGCACCCAAAAGCGTCTCAATAGCAACTGCCATATCTCCTTCAATCGTTGGATTTGAGATTTGGGAGTGTTCAATTGTGAGTTGCGAAACACTTGTAAGCGTGGCGGCTTTGATTTCTTCTTCTGTGCCGATAGCGATGTCAATATAGCGTAAGGCAGACCTCATAACAACACCAAACGCTCTTGGATCGTGCCACTGATCTGCCCGGAAATCAAGGTCGAGGAAGACGCGATTGCCGAGTGCTTGTGCTTGTTCCGCGGCGTAAAGGGTCGCACTACGGCTTGGTTCTTTGCTCAAGCCTGTCCCCGATATTAGTGTCGCTCGGCTTTCAGCAATCGGTGCAGCAACAACATCATCAATGGTGAGTTCAATATCGGCGCAGTTGTCGCGGTAATAGATTAACGGGAACCGATCTGGTGGTTCAATGCCCAGCACGACGGCACTTGTCCGGTGTCCAGGTTTCTGTGGAATAAACCGAGTCTCAACGCCTTCGTTTCTCAAAAACTTAAGTAGGAACTCCGCGACAGGATCCTCACCTACAGCAGTTAACAGCACAGCCTGAAGCCCAAGTCGTTGAACACCAACACTAATGTTCGTAGGACACCCTCCGACGAAGGCACCGAAACTTTCAATGTCTGGAAATGCGGCACCGATGTCATTCGCATAGAGATCCAGAGAACTTCGTCCGATTGTGAGGATATCGTAGGTTTTCATTTTGAAGTCTCTGCGTTTTTAAATTTCTGATGCTCCTCGGCAAATTTACGGGTTAAGAGAAACGCATCATTTCCACATGCAATAAGTTGAACACCCAGGCTCAGCCACTGTTCACCGCTCTCAAAGTCGTTGACATAACACCCCAAAGGCACATCGTGGGTCTGTGCAAGCCTGATAATTTGTTTTATAGTGTCTAAAAGTAGCGGATGGTCCAGCTCACCAGAGATGCCCATAGATGTGGATAGATCATAAGGACCGATAAACACTACATCTAATTCACCCGTGGTGAGAATGTCACTCAGGTTTTCAACGGCTTGGACGGTCTCAATCTGTCCGATGATGAGGATTTCCTGATTTGCGTTGCGGACGTATTCTTTGGTATCAAGTTTTGTGAAATCTCCATAATCGGTGTGTCCGATGCCAAATGCGACGCCGCGATCACCTTCGGGCGCGTATTTTGTCCATTTTTTAATTTTCTCAATATCCTCACGAGATTCGACTCGTGGAACCATGACCCCCGTCGCACCAGCATCAAGTACTCGAGAGACAAAATGGCGCTCAAGCATAGGGACACGGACAATACAAGGAAGACTTGATCCACGCGCGTTCCGAATTATCCGACCCATGGTTTCTATGGAAAAGGAACTATGCTCTAAGTCTGCGATAACAAAGTCTGCACCGGCATTCGCAAGCAGTGTTGCAACCGCGGAGCCACCGAACTCAAGTACAAATGTTCCAACGAGTACTTCTCCGCGTTTCAAAGATGCTTTCACGTATGTAGTTCCTCTAATTTTCTACGGGGATTTCCGACATCAATTTCTGTGCTTCGCTAACCATTTTTGTCGGTACGGACATCTTTTCACCGACCGCAAGGATTAACATGTAGAAATCATAAGCGGTTTGTAATTCACCATTGAGGTGCGCACTTTCAGCAGCGTTGAAATAGCAAATGGTTGCCATTCGGTGAGATTCTTCGACAAGAGATGGCATGTTCGCATAGCCGTGGTTATACCCGGCAAGGATATAAGATTTTCCGGCTTCTTCCCATGAACGTTGTAGTTCAAATTGGCGTGCAAGGCGTGTGTAATAAACGCCACCTTTTTTGGCATTCTTTCTGGCAAGACGCTGTTTCTCAGCGACTGTGTAAGCGAAGCGGGCGCGCGTATAACAGTTGGCAACGAGTTCTAAGTCATCTTTCTTGACAAAGTTGTTAGCCTGTTTTTGATAGAACCTGCCGAGCTTTCTATAGAGTACGTGGCACTGTCGGGTCCTTCCTTGTTGTTCAAAGATTTGAATCTGCCGGAAGATGTGGAGTGCTTCATTTTCATGAGGATATTGGATGTCGCTATGAACCTGATCAAGTAGGAATTCCGGGGAGGCTTCCTCAATTACGAGTCGATAACTACCAGACGCTCTAATTCGGGGTTGTATGGGGGTTACATCAGTTATTTCTTCTTGTGGGACAGATGGTGGCTGCTCAAACCATTCACGAAGGACAGCATTTTCATTCTCCGGTAATTTCCGAATGAGCGCGGCAATTTCCTCAACGGTCGGATTTACTGGAAGTCCAGTACCTGCAGTACTAAGTTTTTTGAACAGACTATCCACAGTTTTGGCTACACCTTGATCGTCAGTAGAAAGGCGACTTGCTCTGTGAAGTTCTGCCAATGCGCTCGGGTAATCTTGGTTTTCGACGTAACGTGTGGCAAGCGTATAATGCCTTTGGATCTCGGCTGCTAACTTTTCGCGTTTAACGTTCTCCTCTTTCTGGCGTCGCTCAAAAAAGAGATTCTGATTCATTCGCTCTGCGTCAGGGAGTGAAAGGCGGAACGTTTTTCGGTATCGTTCAAGTGCTTCTATTAATCTTGAGTTATTGGAAGTGACGCTTGCATTGATAAGCTGCGAAGCCTGCTTGACATATTCATCCTGGCGGATCCGATCCAACTCTTCATACATCTCGGTAGCACTTTGATGACGCTCCTCGAGTTGTCGGTGGAGTGCCTTTTGTAAGAAATTACGGAGGACTTCCGGGCACCTATGGATCTCCTCAATTTCCCCAGCTGCTTTCTTTTTATCAATTTCTTTGTTTTCGCCCGAAAAAGGAAATCGTCCGGTTACGGCTTGATACAGAATTAAAGCTGTGGAATAGAGATCGGCGCGGTAATCATAGGCTCCATAGTGTTGTTCGGGTGCCATATACCGTCGAGTGCCAGCCATGGTCTCAGCGAATTCAGTAGTCTCACCAAATATGCGAGCGATGCTGAAATCGGCGACTTTCGCTTGCTTTTCGGTTGTGAGCAGGATATTCTGTGGTTTGATGTCGCGGTGCATAATCTTGTGCACATGCGCTTCTTTTAATCCACTACAGATGTCTAAACCGATATTGAGTGTATCTGTTAAACTGAGTGCCCCCTCCTGCATGAGGTCGTGAAGGCTCTTGCCCTCAACATACTCCATCACTATCCACGCGACATAGTCGTCCGCTCCCGGTTCAACGGTATGAATGGAGACGATATTCGGATGTCCCCAAATCTTTGACATTGCTTGAAACTCGGTTAGCAAAAACTTCATTCTACTGGCAGGATAGGCAGTTTTAGCTAAGGCTTTAATCGCAACTTCGCGGTTTGTCATTTCTTCGCGGGCGCGAAAAACCGACGAGAATCCTCCTGAATTGAGAAACTCAAGCAATCTATATTTACCTAAGATTAATTGGTCAATCTGCATAATGGTAGCTTAAACGGGACAGGATACGACTTTATAGTAATTAAAATTAACAAAATTAAGATTAATTGTCAATACAAAAAGGCATTTTTAACAGGTTTAAGCCAGATTATTCGCTGAACGGGCGCGTTGTACCTCTTTGACGAGCCTCTCCGCTCGTTTAGTGAGCGTTGCAAATTCACCGGCTGCAATGAGTTGATTATTAACAAGCGAACTTCCAACGCCCAAAGCAGTAGCACCAGCAGTGATGAAATCAGCAGCGTTTTCCGCACTAATGCCACCCGTTGGAACAAGCGGGATCTGCGGCAGTGGTGCTTTCACGTCTTTTATATAGGCAGGACCGACACTGCTTGACGGAAATACTTTCACATAATCTGCTCCTGCTTCCCATGCGGCTAAAATTTCTGTTGGCGTAAAGGCACCGGGAATAACAACTTTGCCGTAGCGGTTACAGATATCAATTACGTCTGGTTTCGTAACTGGACTGACGATGAATTCAGCACCAGCGAGCATCACCGCCCGCGCTGTTTCTGCATCCAGGACGGATCCTGCACCAACGAGAACGGCATCTCCATACGCCGATGAAACATCGTTAATGACTTGTAACGCATTTGGTGTCGTCATCGTCACTTCAATTACGTTAACACCGCCAGCATGGATTGCCGCCGCTGTTTCAATCAATTCATTTGCACTGTTGGCACGAATTATAGCGACAATACCACACGCTTCAATCCGTTGCATTTGTTCTAACTTTGTCATAGACATCCTTAAAATTCCGCACTAATTGCTTGAGGTTATGAGGTATTTTTAATTTTCACCTATAAACAATGATAAAAAGAGGGTGATATATTTTTGTTGCGATTTTTCTGTTAATATGTTATCATTAAGTAAATAGAGCGACCCCGATTACAAATTACCGATAATAATGACACTTTTCGGTGCACGAGATGCGCTGATAAATTGTCTCCGAAAAAAGAATGGAAGTTGTTCCACTACTCCCTTATCTGCTCAGTTTAACAGGGTTACTTGTCCTCTCAGGCTTCTTCTCCGGATCTGAGACGGCTTTATGTGCACTTACTCAAGTCCAAATTGAGCGGCTCCGTCTTGAAAAAGGCGGTGCGTCTGCAATTGTCAATTTTGTTGACAACCCACGCAGATTGTTTATTACCGTTTTGCTTGGTAACAACCTTGTCAACGTCTCGTTCGCGATCCTCATGCTATGGCTCGTTAAGCGAGTTCTCCCCGGCTATACAGAGGTTCTCCAATTTGCCACAGCCACAGCCGCCAGTGTCCTCCTTATGCTCATCTTCGGTGAGATGACTCCGAAGAGCTTCGCAATTAAACACGCGGAATTCTTTGCGAAAATAGCAGCACCCCCGCTATGGGTATTTTCTGTTCTTATTTCACCGTTACGTTCTTTACTACGCAAAATCATCGACTTTCTCATCCCAATATTCGGTGGACATTCATCACCTACAGAACACCTCACAGCATCAGATCTTAAAGAAATGCTTGATACTTATCAAGAGGAAGCACTTCCAGCCGATGAACGAGAAATTGTGGGTAATATTCTTCAATTACGCGACATTGAGGCAAAAGAAATTATGGTGCCACGCACTGAAGTCATCGCAGTTCCAACGTCAAATACCATTCAAGAAACACTAAAGCAGGCAAAGGAACATGGATTTTCGCGCATTCCAGTTTATCAAGAGCAAATTGACAATATTTGTGGTATTTTCTACGTTAAAGATTTAGCACTGTGGCGGCACGCCGCAATAGATTCACTTACCATTGATGCCTTCCTTGAAAAACGAAACCAGATTTCCGAGACATCGCCCAGCACCTCTCTCATCCGTGAATCTTTTTTCGTCCTTGAGACTCGTAAAATCGGGATGTTGTTACTACAACTCACACGTGAAAAAACCCAAATGGCGATTCTTCAAGATGAGTACGGCGGTGTTTCAGGAATTGTCACCACCGAAGACATTGTTGAACAGGTCGTCGGGGATATTGTCGACGAACACGACAGAGACAATTCTCCGCCTGATTTTGTCAAACACTCTGAAGAACCGTTGTTACTTGAAACTTCCGGACGAATGAGCATCCGGGAACTCAATCAGCAATTTGAATTAAAACTCAGCGAAGATGATGCTGACACCATTGGCGGCTATGTCCTTGGACTCTTCGGACGAATTC
This region includes:
- a CDS encoding serine/threonine-protein kinase, with amino-acid sequence MQIDQLILGKYRLLEFLNSGGFSSVFRAREEMTNREVAIKALAKTAYPASRMKFLLTEFQAMSKIWGHPNIVSIHTVEPGADDYVAWIVMEYVEGKSLHDLMQEGALSLTDTLNIGLDICSGLKEAHVHKIMHRDIKPQNILLTTEKQAKVADFSIARIFGETTEFAETMAGTRRYMAPEQHYGAYDYRADLYSTALILYQAVTGRFPFSGENKEIDKKKAAGEIEEIHRCPEVLRNFLQKALHRQLEERHQSATEMYEELDRIRQDEYVKQASQLINASVTSNNSRLIEALERYRKTFRLSLPDAERMNQNLFFERRQKEENVKREKLAAEIQRHYTLATRYVENQDYPSALAELHRASRLSTDDQGVAKTVDSLFKKLSTAGTGLPVNPTVEEIAALIRKLPENENAVLREWFEQPPSVPQEEITDVTPIQPRIRASGSYRLVIEEASPEFLLDQVHSDIQYPHENEALHIFRQIQIFEQQGRTRQCHVLYRKLGRFYQKQANNFVKKDDLELVANCYTRARFAYTVAEKQRLARKNAKKGGVYYTRLARQFELQRSWEEAGKSYILAGYNHGYANMPSLVEESHRMATICYFNAAESAHLNGELQTAYDFYMLILAVGEKMSVPTKMVSEAQKLMSEIPVEN
- the eda gene encoding bifunctional 4-hydroxy-2-oxoglutarate aldolase/2-dehydro-3-deoxy-phosphogluconate aldolase, translating into MTKLEQMQRIEACGIVAIIRANSANELIETAAAIHAGGVNVIEVTMTTPNALQVINDVSSAYGDAVLVGAGSVLDAETARAVMLAGAEFIVSPVTKPDVIDICNRYGKVVIPGAFTPTEILAAWEAGADYVKVFPSSSVGPAYIKDVKAPLPQIPLVPTGGISAENAADFITAGATALGVGSSLVNNQLIAAGEFATLTKRAERLVKEVQRARSANNLA
- the iolC gene encoding 5-dehydro-2-deoxygluconokinase, whose amino-acid sequence is MKTYDILTIGRSSLDLYANDIGAAFPDIESFGAFVGGCPTNISVGVQRLGLQAVLLTAVGEDPVAEFLLKFLRNEGVETRFIPQKPGHRTSAVVLGIEPPDRFPLIYYRDNCADIELTIDDVVAAPIAESRATLISGTGLSKEPSRSATLYAAEQAQALGNRVFLDLDFRADQWHDPRAFGVVMRSALRYIDIAIGTEEEIKAATLTSVSQLTIEHSQISNPTIEGDMAVAIETLLGAGPAALIVKRGIEGADVYLTNGEVIHAEPFPVEVYNTLGAGDAFASGFIYGHLSGWDWEKSARLGNATGAIVVTRHGCANFMPTMLEVDEFVAERGGW
- a CDS encoding aldolase/citrate lyase family protein, encoding MKASLKRGEVLVGTFVLEFGGSAVATLLANAGADFVIADLEHSSFSIETMGRIIRNARGSSLPCIVRVPMLERHFVSRVLDAGATGVMVPRVESREDIEKIKKWTKYAPEGDRGVAFGIGHTDYGDFTKLDTKEYVRNANQEILIIGQIETVQAVENLSDILTTGELDVVFIGPYDLSTSMGISGELDHPLLLDTIKQIIRLAQTHDVPLGCYVNDFESGEQWLSLGVQLIACGNDAFLLTRKFAEEHQKFKNAETSK
- the iolD gene encoding 3D-(3,5/4)-trihydroxycyclohexane-1,2-dione acylhydrolase (decyclizing); protein product: METRKLTMGQAIVQFLQQQYVERDGNETQFFAGMFGIFGHGNVAGIGQALHQYSDSFRFYQTRNEQSMVHTAAAFAKMSNRLRTFACTTSIGPGATNMITGAAGATINRIPVLLLPGDIFSTRLVAPVLQQLESPSSQDYSVNDCFKPISRYWDRINRPEQIITALPEAMRVLTSQSETGTVTLALPQDVQAEAFDYPAQLFEKRVYTISRPRADAGLFNRAVAWIRESERPLIIAGGGVIYSEATAQLAQFVEQTGIPVGETFAGKGSLSYNHPQNLGAIGATGTPGANITAREADLVIAIGTRLSDFTTASKTAFQNPNVRFININVAEFDAFKHAALPLVADARVALEELAAAVGDYRVDATYAAQIEKYRDEWEEEVDRLYHLGHAPLPSQSEVIGVVNEFSRPEDVMVCAAGSLPGDLHKLWRTRNPKQYHLEYGYSCMGYEIAGGLGIKMADPSRDVYVMVGDGSYLMLAQEIITSIQEGYKLIVVLVNNEGHSSIGGLSRATGAQGFATRFRYRDEESGELEGDFLPVDLAANAASLGAKVIEATTLQSLKAALHEAREAAHTTVVKIDVDYYQGVPRYESWWDVPIAEVSEVDTAQEAYEEYESDKQKERYFL